The following coding sequences are from one Nicotiana tabacum cultivar K326 chromosome 1, ASM71507v2, whole genome shotgun sequence window:
- the LOC107803558 gene encoding uncharacterized protein LOC107803558, giving the protein MSLSAAEDDSATEIHLPADINWEMLDKSKFFLVGAALFSGVSAALYPIVVLKTRQQVITTQIPCLKMAVSILRNEGFRGFYRGFGTSLTGTIPARALYMGALEMTKSNVGTATVQLGFSEASASTIANAAAGLSAAMAAQLVWTPIDVVSQRLMVQGNGNTSCCSALRLKNYNGGIDAFRKIIYSDGLRGLYRGFGISILTYAPSNAVWWGSYSVAHRVIWGCIGCYCCKKDENGYRPDGKAVVAVQGLSAAMASGVSALVTMPLDTVKTRLQVLDGEGNGQKSPTILQTVRNLVKEGGFAACYRGLGPRWASMSMSATTMITTYEFLKRLSTKNQESFA; this is encoded by the coding sequence ATGAGTTTGAGTGCGGCGGAGGATGATTCAGCAACGGAAATTCATCTTCCTGCCGACATAAATTGGGAAATGCTCGACAAATCTAAGTTTTTCTTGGTCGGAGCAGCGCTATTTTCGGGTGTCTCTGCAGCACTTTACCCGATTGTGGTGTTGAAGACGCGGCAGCAGGTGATAACTACCCAAATTCCTTGTCTAAAAATGGCAGTTTCCATTTTGAGGAATGAAGGATTCAGGGGTTTTTACAGAGGATTTGGTACTTCTCTTACTGGGACAATCCCTGCACGTGCCCTGTACATGGGGGCACTTGAAATGACCAAAAGTAATGTAGGAACTGCCACTGTTCAGCTGGGATTTTCCGAGGCGTCGGCCTCGACTATTGCTAATGCTGCTGCAGGGCTAAGTGCTGCTATGGCTGCTCAATTGGTTTGGACACCAATTGATGTTGTGAGTCAAAGATTAATGGTGCAAGGAAATGGGAATACTTCTTGTTGTAGTGCTCTTAGATTGAAGAATTACAATGGTGGAATCGACGCGTTTAGGAAGATAATTTATAGTGATGGATTGAGAGGATTGTATAGGGGATTTGGTATTTCAATACTGACTTATGCACCTTCAAATGCAGTTTGGTGGGGATCTTACTCTGTTGCACACAGAGTGATTTGGGGTTGTATTGGGTGCTATTGTTGCAAGAAAGATGAGAATGGTTATAGGCCAGATGGGAAAGCAGTGGTGGCTGTTCAAGGGCTAAGTGCTGCAATGGCTAGTGGGGTGTCTGCATTAGTTACAATGCCACTTGACACTGTTAAGACAAGATTACAAGTCTTAGATGGAGAAGGGAATGGTCAGAAATCACCAACAATTTTACAGACAGTGAGGAATTTAGTTAAGGAAGGTGGATTTGCAGCATGTTACAGAGGATTAGGACCAAGGTGGGCATCAATGTCCATGTCTGCAACAACTATGATTACTACCTATGAGTTTCTCAAGCGGCTATCTACCAAGAATCAAGAGAGCTTTGCTTGA
- the LOC142162667 gene encoding uncharacterized protein LOC142162667, whose protein sequence is MGETERLLLLQLDSPPLQSIYREKNCVADSLANYGAMHANECCLLFGSPPPFITPSYQQDQNGMLRRRLIRTMSALCDSSSLTSTVPSNHSSVLSSSFVNSNGSHTRALVKNSTFVNSMPLVHLLNSSLLLSFTFSYSCVINTTMGDDKAVENQITGKSIFSPSPSPTITIVKLDGSGNYTSWAASVQLWFIGQGYEDHLIKNYTEIGASDRPTWVKIDAQLCSLLWNSLDRFGTRPKPCIQMTYNLFTRRDREKDFFMVLALIELRSDLSSVRDQILASASVPTLEEVSARLLRITSTLEVNSYDTSIMAVQTNTFQNGPRKGKGKNTKHCTYCDKGRHTRDVCWLLHGKPPRNNDHHRHATNVAHSGDGILPTPDVKDRSSHSITLTGTDYNDYLQYQASKQQSSTSSTACTVQPGNSFAYVAQSSFPGPWILDSGATDHISGNQNFLSVLNSLSVFSTITLANGSKTAIKGIGEAHPLPSLPLTSVLFAPECPYNLISISKLTKNLKCLVIFSEDSVFVQDRSSGQVIGRGHESHGLYNLSITKPPVAFTSAISSDLLHCQLGHPSLSKLQKMVPSLSSLPLLECESCQLGKHTRASFPKRVNNRSSSMFENFYTEIRNQFGVSIKKLISDNAREYFSSSLSSFMSSQDVTFFETSPYFSPNSLNQKAISTVLLVPTFSPPTPAPALPLQVYSRRPRPNSQPTNPVDASDPNAGTQSPSGDSLPPPAMSHASVEHSSNVTDLPIALRKGTRTTANQTPSYTFLSYHRLSPSYHAFITSLSTVKVPKTMEEAMAHPGWRQAMIEEMTALHDNGTWEIVPLPKGKTTVGCRWVFTVAQSGSGIVISQRKYALDILEDSGMLNCKPVDSPMDPNTKLVPGQGKPLKDPGRYRRLVGKLNYLTITRPDISFAVSVVSQFLQSPCDSHWDAAIRILRYVKGSPGQGLLYENKGHADIVGYSDADWAGSPSDRRSTSGYCILIGGNLISWKSKKQDVVARSSVEAEYRAMALATCELIWLRQLLQELKIGRDEPMKLICDNQAALYIASNPVFHERSKHIEVDCHFIRQKIESGCIVTSFVNSKDQLADVLTKSLRGSRIGDICSKLGAYDLYAPA, encoded by the exons atgggggaaacggagcg GTTATTACTCCTACAGCTGGATAGTCCTCCTCTCCAAAGCATCTATAGGGAGAAAAATTGTGTTGCAGATAGTCTAGCTAACTATGGAGCCATGCATGCAAATGAGTGTTGTCTACTTTTTGGAAGTCCACCACCTTTTATCACACCTTCATATCAACAGGATCAAAATGGAATGCTCAGAAGAAGGCTGATTAGAACTATGTCTGCTTTGTGTGATAGTAGTAGTTTAACTAGTACTGTACCTAGTAATCACAGCAGTGTTTTATCTAGTTCTTTTGTTAATAGTAATGGTTCCCATACGAGGGCCTTAGTGAAAAACTCTACTTTTGTAAATTCGATGCCACTGGTGCATCTCCTTAACAGCTCTCTT TTACTCTCATTCACTTTCAGTTATTCCTGTGTAATAAATACAACAATGGGAGATGATAAAGCAGTTGAAAATCAAATAACTGGAAAGTCGATTTTTTCCCCTTCACCATCTCCAACAATTACTATTGTTAAGTTGGATGGAAGTGGAAATTATACCTCTTGGGCAGCTTCTGTACAACTGTGGTTCATAGGTCAAGGATATGAAGATCACTTGATCAAGAATTATACAGAGATTGGAGCATCTGACAGACCAACTTGGGTTAAAATAGATGCTCAATTATGCAGTCTTCTATGGAACTCTCTTGACA GGTTTGGAACAAGGCCAAAACCTTGTATACAAATGACATACAACTTATTTACAAG GAGAGACAGAGAGAAAGATTTTTTTATGGTTCTAGCCTTGATTGAATTAAGATCTGATCTCTCCTCAGTTCGAGACCAGATTCTTGCTAGCGCATCCGTTCCTACCTTGGAGGAAGTATCTGCCAGATTGTTGCGCATCACATCTACACTAGAGGTAAACTCATATGACACTTCTATAATGGCTGTACAAACTAACACTTTTCAAAATGGACccagaaaaggaaaagggaaaaacaCTAAACATTGCACATACTGTGATAAGGGTAGACATACACGTGATGTTTGTTGGTTGCTTCATGGTAAGCCTCCACGTAACAATGATCATCATCGACATGCAACCAATGTGGCTCACAGCGGAGATGGTATTCTACCTACACCAGATGTCAAGGATAGATCATCTCACTCTATCACTTTGACTGGAACAGATTATAATGATTATCTTCAGTACCAGGCATCAAAGCAACAGTCATCTACCTCATCTACAGCTTGCACAGTGCAACCTGgtaactcttttgcctatgtcgcaCAGTCTTCCTTTCCTGGACCATGGATTCTTGACTCTGGTGCTACTGATCATATATCCGGTAACCAAAATTTTCTTTCTGTCCTTAATTCTCTATCTGTCTTTTCTACTATTACCTTAGCTAATGGATCAAAGACTGCTATCAAAGGAATAGGTGAAGCTCACCCTCTACCTTCTTTACCTTTAACCTCAGTTCTTTTTGCACCTGAGTGTCCGTATAATCTTATTTCCATTAGTAAATTAACCAAGAACCTCAAGTGTCTTGTAATCTTCTCTGAGGATTCTGTTTTTGTGCAGGACCGAAGTTCGGGACAGGTGATTGGAAGAGGACATGAGTCACACGGTCTATATAATCTATCTATTACAAAACCACCAGTTGCCTTCACTTCCGCTATTTCCTCTGATTTGCTTCATTGTCAATTGGGACATCCAAGTCTTTCAAAGTTGCAGAAGATGGTCCCCAGTCTATCTAGTTTACCTTTGTTAGaatgtgagtcatgtcagcttgGGAAACACACTCGTGCTTCTTTCCCAAAGCGTGTCAATAATAGGTCATCCTCTATGTTTGAA AACTTTTATACTGAGATTCGCAATCAATTTGGTGTTTCCATAAAGAAATTAATCAGTGATAATGCCCGAGAAtacttctcttcttctctttcttcctTCATGTCATCACAAG ATGTTACCTTTTTTGAGACTTCCCCGTATTTTTCTCCTAATTCATTAAATCAGAAGGCCATATCCACAGTTCTTCTAGTTCCAACCTTTTCGCCTCCAACTCCAGCTCCAGCTCTACCACTCCAAGTCTATTCTAGACGCCCTCGACCTAATTCTCAACCTACTAATCCAGTTGATGCTTCTGATCCTAATGCAGGTACACAAAGCCCATCGGGTGACTCATTGCCTCCTCCAGCAATGTCTCATGCTTCGGTTGAGCACTCATCAAATGTTACTGATCTCCCCATTGCTCTACGAAAAGGTACCAGAACTACTGCCAATCAAACTCCCTCTTATACCTTTTTAAGTTATCACCGTTTATCACCTTCATATCATGCCTTTATTACTAGTTTATCCACCGTCAAGGTTCCAAAGACTATGGAAGAAGCAATGGCCCATCCAGGTTGGCGTCAGGCCATGATTGAAGAGATGACTGCCTTGCACGATAACGGTACTTGGGAGATAGTCCCTTTACCTAAAGGGAAAACCACAGTTGGTTGTCGATGGGTGTTTACA GTGGCACAATCTGGCAGCGGCATTGTCATCTCACAAAGGAAGTATGCCTTGGATATTTTGGAAGATAGTGGTATGTTGAACTGCAAACCTGTGGACAGTCCCATGGATCCAAATACTAAACTTGTTCCGGGACAAGGGAAACCTCTAAAAGATCCAGGAAGATATCGGAGACTTGTTGGCAAACTCAACTATCTTACGATCACGAGACCTGATATCTCATTTGCTGTAAGTGTGGTTAGCCAGTTTCTCCAGTCACCTTGTGACAGTCATTGGGATGCAGCAATTCGCATCCTAAGATATGTCAAAGGTTCTCCGGGACAAGGTTTATTGTATGAAAACAAGGGACATGCAGACATTGTTGGGTATTCTGATGCAGATTGGGCAGGTTCTCCCTCTGATAGACGGTCCACTTCAGGTTATTGTATTTTAATTGGAGGCAACCTAATATCCTGGAAAAGTAAAAAGCAAGATGTGGTGGCTAGGTCAAGCGTAGAGGCAGAATATCGGGCTATGGCATTGGCTACTTGCGAGCTTATATGGCTAAGGCAACTTCTACAGGAGTTAAAGATCGGAAGGGACGAGCCGATGAAATTGATTTGTGATAATCAAGCCGCATTATATATCGCTTCAAATCCAGTATTTCATGAAAGATCGAAGCATATTGAAGTAGATTGTCACTTCATTCGACAAAAGATTGAGTCCGGGTGCATTGTTACGAGTTTTGTCAACTCAAAAGACCAACTAGCAGATGTCCTCACAAAATCACTCCGAGGATCCAGAATTGGAGATATCTGTAGCAAGCTAGGAGCATATGACTTGTAcgctccagcttga